CCAGCGCTCGCGTCTGGAAATCGCCGCGACCTGGCTGGCCGGTGGCCTCGATGTCGACCGCGTGACCTTCTACCGCCAGTCCGACATCCCGGAAATCCCCGAGCTGACCTGGCTGCTGACCTGCGTTGCGGCCAAGGGCCTGCTCAACCGCGCGCACGCCTACAAGGCCTCGGTGGACAAGAACGTCGAGACCGGCGAAGACCCGGACGCCGGCATCACCATGGGGTTGTACAGCTACCCGGTGCTGATGGCTGCCGACATTCTGATGTTCAACGCGCATAAAGTGCCGGTCGGTCGTGACCAGATCCAGCACGTGGAAATGGCCCGCGACATCGGCCAGCGCTTCAACCATCTGTTTGGTCAGGGCAAAGAATTCTTCACCATGCCCGAAGCGCTGATCGAAGAAAGCGTCGCCACGCTGCCAGGTCTCGACGGTCGCAAGATGTCGAAAAGCTACGACAACACCATTCCGTTGTTCAGCAGCGCCAAGGAAATGAAAGACGCGATTTCGCGGATCGTCACCGATTCGCGCGCGCCGGGCGAAGCCAAGGATCCGGACAATTCGCACCTGTTCACCTTGTTCCAGGCCTTCGCCACCCCGGCGCAGTCCGACGAATTCCGCAGCGAACTGTTGCAGGGCCTGGGTTGGGGCGAAGCGAAAAATCGTTTGTTCCAGCTGCTCGACAGCGAGCTGGGCGAGTCCCGCGAGCGTTATCACCAGTTGATCGAACGCCCGGCAGACCTCGAAGACATGCTGCAGATCGGCGCCAAAAAGGCCCGTTCGGTGGCCACGCCGTTCCTGCAGGAGTTGCGTGAAGCGGTCGGCCTGCGGTCTTTCGTGGCGCAGACCCAAGTCGCGGCGACCACCAAGAAGAAAGCCGCGAAAGCCGCGCGTTTTGTCAGTTTCCGCGACGACGACGGCAGCTTCCGCTTCCGTTTGCTGGCCGCCGATGGCGAGCAATTGCTGCTGTCGCGCAACTTCGCCGACGGTAAAACCGCCGGTCAGGTGACCAAACAACTGCAAGCCGGCCAACCACTGGACGTGCGCAGCGAAGACTTGAGCTTCAGCGTCTGGCTGCAAGGCGAGTGTGTCGGCGACAGCCCGGCCTTCGCTGACAGCGCCGCACGCGACGTGGCCATCGAGGCCTTGCGCGTTGCACTGACACCGGTTCAGGAATAAATCCGCGGCTCGACCCGACCAAGGGCCGATTGCCATTCCCCCGGGCCGTCGCTACAGTGACGGCCCGTTTTTGTTGCCTTGCTAACGAATTATGACGCCCCTAGAACGATATCAAGCTGATCTGAAACGCCCGGACTTCTTCCATGACGCCGCGCAGGAAACTGCTGTGCGTCACTTGCAGCGCCTGTACGACGATCTGGTCGCGGCCTCGAACGTCAAGCCGGGCCTGTTCGGCAAACTGTTTGGCAAGAAAGATCAGGCGCCGGTCAAGGGTCTGTACTTCTGGGGCGGCGTTGGCCGTGGCAAGACTTACCTGGTCGATACGTTCTTCGAAGCGCTGCCGTTCAAGGAAAAGGTGCGGACGCACTTCCACCGCTTCATGAAGCGTGTGCACGAAGAAATGAAAACCCTCGGCGGCGAGAAAAACCCGCTGACCATTATTGCCAAGCGTTTCTCCGATGAAGCGCGGGTGATCTGTTTCGATGAGTTCTTCGTGTCTGACATCACCGACGCGATGATCCTCGGCACGTTGATGGAAGAATTGTTCAAGAACGGCGTGACCCTGGTCGCGACCTCGAACATTGTTCCCGACGGTTTGTACAAGGACGGCCTGCAACGCGCGCGCTTCCTGCCGGCGATTGCGCTGATCAAGCAGAACACCGACATCGTCAACGTCGACAGCGGCGTCGATTATCGTCTGCGCCACCTCGAGCAAGCGGAGCTGTTCCACTTCCCGCTCAACGAGGAATCCAACGAAAGCCTGCGCAAGAGCTTCCGCGCGCTGACGCCGGAATGCACCGCCGCCATCGAAAACGATGTACTGATCATCGAAAACCGCGAAATCCGTGCCTTGCGCACCTGCGATGACGTGGCGTGGTTCGACTTCCGCGAACTCTGCGACGGCCCGCGCAGCCAGAACGATTACATCGAACTCGGCAAAATCTTCCACGCCGTGCTGCTCAGCGGCGTCGAGCAGATGAGCGTCACCACCGACGACATCGCCCGGCGTTTCATCAACATGGTCGACGAGTTTTACGACCGTAACGTCAAGCTGATCATCTCGGCCGAAGTCGAACTCAAAGACCTCTACACCGGCGGTCGCCTGAACTTCGAATTCCAGCGCACGCTAAGCCGTCTGCTGGAAATGCAATCGCACGAATTCCTGTCGCGCGCGCACAAGCCGTAGGGCATCTTCGGAACATGAAAAAGGCCTGCACATGCAGGCCTTTTTTTATGTCGAAATTTCCGATTCACCACCACCCCCTGTAGGAGCGAGGCTTGCCCGCGAAATCGCAGTGTCAGGCAACAAAGTTTCGACTGACACACCGCCTTCGCGGGCAAGCCTCGCTCCTACATTGGCGAATGGGTTCGCTGGGAGATCTCACTCGTCTTTAAGGTAACGCGCCAAATCCCCCTGTCGCTGGCAACCGATCAGCAGCCACAGCAGGATTCGCGGCTTGCGCGGGCAGAGAAATCCGGCCATTGCCGCGCCTTTGCGGATCAAGTCCATCTCGCCGCCGATAAAGCCATAAGAGCACTGCGCGGTTGAACCCGACCCCGTGCGCGTGGCGACGATCACCGGGATTTTCTGCGTAATGCCTTCGATCACCGCCGCCCATTGCGCGGAAACATGCCCGGCGCCGAAACCTGCGATTACCAACCCGTCGTAGCCCAGATCGACAATGTTCTCGAGTAACAGCGTGTCGGCGGACAGCGATGCTTCCAGCAGCGCGACTTTGGCGCAGCGTTGCGGCATCGGCAAAACCCGTCTCTGCGCGGGAGGGCGCAGATAGCGCACGGTGTTTTCGATGAGCAGGCCGACAGGGCCGGACACCGGTGAGGCGAACGCCTGCAGCGCCAGCGAATCGATTTTACGCACCGCGTTGGCTGCGTGAATCTGCCCGTTCATCACCACTTGAACACCGCGATGACGACTGTTTTCAGCCAGTGCGACGCGGCAGGCATCCTGCAAGTTCGCCGGGCCATCCGCGCCGGCCTGGGCCGCTGAACGCATGGCGCCGGTCATGACCAATGGCTCGTTGTGGTTCCACAGGTAATCGAAGAACGTCGCGGTTTCTTCGAGCGTGTCGGTGCCTTGGGTGATGACCACACCCACCGCACCTTGGCTGATTTGCTCATTGGCCCAGTGCAACACGCTCAACAGGAACTCGAAATCCAGTGAAGCGCTGGGCAGCAGGCCGAGGGTTTCCACGTTAATCCGGGCCAGCGTCGATAACTCTGGCAACGATTGCAGCAAGGTTTCACCGCTGACGGTCGGGATAACTCCTTCACCGGCATGGCTGGCTTGCATGCTAACGGTGCCGCCGAGCGCTGCGATGGCCAGTTTGGGCAGGTCCATGTGATACCTCGATTGCCTGTCAGGAGACGGGACTGTATCCGCAGTGTCTGCGAAATACAGCCCCAGGGCGACGCGCATCATTGAGCGATCAGCAATCCGATAAACGGAATGATCAGCAGTGTACTGATGGCCATCGACAACACATTGCCGATAAAACCGTGCATGTACGACGGCAGGCGTTTACTGATCGCGCAGGCGAGCGGAGGTGCGATCAATGCGCCGAGCAACGCGCCCATCACGATGACCTCCAGACTGCCGCCGTGGGTCAGAACCGCTGCCGGCACCACCGAGACCAATGGAACGTAGGTGGGATACCAGCCGAGCGCCATCCAGTGGCGACGCCAGATCAGCACGCCGATCAGCGAGGTCAACGCCTGCGCCGCGAGCAATTGCGGGAGCAGACCTGTGCCATACACCGGACTGGTCGGGTTCAAGGTAAACGCCAGCAAGGCGCCCGCGATCAACCCGAGGCTGGCCCATTCATTGCCGAAGAATGGCGCTTCGGAAAAGTCCGCCAACACCCGGCGCAGCGTCCACACAACGCCGTAGTCGGGTGTTTTCGCGACGACGGGCGAGGGCGCAGCAGTGGCTGGCGTTGCGCTCCAGTCCGACTTCACC
The window above is part of the Pseudomonas prosekii genome. Proteins encoded here:
- a CDS encoding tryptophan--tRNA ligase, coding for MTTRTRILTGITTTGTPHLGNYAGAIRPAILASRDSNADSFYFLADYHALIKCDDPLRIQRSRLEIAATWLAGGLDVDRVTFYRQSDIPEIPELTWLLTCVAAKGLLNRAHAYKASVDKNVETGEDPDAGITMGLYSYPVLMAADILMFNAHKVPVGRDQIQHVEMARDIGQRFNHLFGQGKEFFTMPEALIEESVATLPGLDGRKMSKSYDNTIPLFSSAKEMKDAISRIVTDSRAPGEAKDPDNSHLFTLFQAFATPAQSDEFRSELLQGLGWGEAKNRLFQLLDSELGESRERYHQLIERPADLEDMLQIGAKKARSVATPFLQELREAVGLRSFVAQTQVAATTKKKAAKAARFVSFRDDDGSFRFRLLAADGEQLLLSRNFADGKTAGQVTKQLQAGQPLDVRSEDLSFSVWLQGECVGDSPAFADSAARDVAIEALRVALTPVQE
- the zapE gene encoding cell division protein ZapE, with the protein product MTPLERYQADLKRPDFFHDAAQETAVRHLQRLYDDLVAASNVKPGLFGKLFGKKDQAPVKGLYFWGGVGRGKTYLVDTFFEALPFKEKVRTHFHRFMKRVHEEMKTLGGEKNPLTIIAKRFSDEARVICFDEFFVSDITDAMILGTLMEELFKNGVTLVATSNIVPDGLYKDGLQRARFLPAIALIKQNTDIVNVDSGVDYRLRHLEQAELFHFPLNEESNESLRKSFRALTPECTAAIENDVLIIENREIRALRTCDDVAWFDFRELCDGPRSQNDYIELGKIFHAVLLSGVEQMSVTTDDIARRFINMVDEFYDRNVKLIISAEVELKDLYTGGRLNFEFQRTLSRLLEMQSHEFLSRAHKP
- a CDS encoding asparaginase, whose product is MDLPKLAIAALGGTVSMQASHAGEGVIPTVSGETLLQSLPELSTLARINVETLGLLPSASLDFEFLLSVLHWANEQISQGAVGVVITQGTDTLEETATFFDYLWNHNEPLVMTGAMRSAAQAGADGPANLQDACRVALAENSRHRGVQVVMNGQIHAANAVRKIDSLALQAFASPVSGPVGLLIENTVRYLRPPAQRRVLPMPQRCAKVALLEASLSADTLLLENIVDLGYDGLVIAGFGAGHVSAQWAAVIEGITQKIPVIVATRTGSGSTAQCSYGFIGGEMDLIRKGAAMAGFLCPRKPRILLWLLIGCQRQGDLARYLKDE